From the genome of Mucilaginibacter paludis DSM 18603:
TCCACTGGGCGGTCAAAAATTTAATTTTAGCCATATTGCAAATGTAGTTAACCGCCGTTAGTATATCTGTTAACGGTGGTAATATTTCATGGCTTCGGGAATGCGGCTCTCAATATCGGCCACACGGCGTGCGTCCGAAGGGTGATCACTCAAAAATTCGGGGGTTGAGCTTCCCTGGCTGCGGCTGGCCATGCGTTGCCAAAAGTTTAAAGCTTCATGCGGATCATACCCGGCCATAGCCATAAAGGTAAGGCCCAGCCTGTCGGCCTCCGACTCCTGGTTGCGCGAGTAGCTGAGCAATACCAGCGGGCCGCCAACGCCATATAATTGATTGATAACCGATACCGTGCTGTTGTTGGAGGTTGACGATGCACTGCCTAAAATACCACCAACGCCTTGTGCAACCATTTGCTGCGAGATGCGCTCGGCAGAGTGGTGGGCTATGGCATGGCCTATTTCGTGAGCCAGTACGGTAGCTAAACCGGCATCGGTTTGGGTTACAGGCAAAATGCCCGAATATACCGCCACTTTACCGCCGGGCATACACCATGCGTTTACCTCTTTACTTTGGATGAGGTTAAACTCCCACTTAAAATTGTACTGATCGCCATAGCCATTATCTTTTAAATATTTCTCGATGGCTGTTGATAGCCTGATCCCTATATTTTTAATACGCTGGGCATCGCTTGTACCTCGAATAACGGTAGTTTTAGGGTCAGACAGTAACTGGCTGTAGCTTTGAGCCGCGGATTGATTCACTTCCGAATCGCTCACGGCATTAAATTGTTTTCTTCCGGTTAATGGTACTGTGGTGCACGCCGCAAACAGAGTTGAGGCAACAACTCCAATTAGTAAAGGCTTAAAATTCATGTCAGGTTGTTTTACGTTTAAACAGGTTAACTTTAGACTCTTTGCCTTTTAACAAACGCTCGATATTTTTTTGATGGGTAACCAATATCAGTACGCAGATGCACATGCCATAAATAACAACCGATTTAATATACAACGGGAATATAAATGTAACCCCTATTAAGTATGTAAAACTGGCCAGTATGGAACTTAAAGATACATACCGTGTAATTAATAAAACAACAATAAATACCGTTACGCAAAGCAAAGACGCCTGCAAGTGTACAGCCAAAACCATTCCAAATAATGTAGCCACGCCTTTACCTCCCCTAAACCCCGCAAAAATTGGAAACAGGTGGCCCATTACGGCGGTAATACCCAGGGCGAGCTGAAAATTAACAAACGCGGTGGAGTGGAAAGCGCCCGTGGTTGATATACCTATAAAATAAGCCAGGTTGGTGGCCGTCCAGCCTTTCAGGATATCGATAAGCATCACAGGGATGCCTGCCTTTTTACCCAATACCCTGAATGTGTTGGTTGCACCAGCGTTACCACTGCCGTACTCGCGTACGTCAACATTGTAAAAAGCCTGCCCAATCCATACAGCCGTGGGTATTGATCCAAATAAATAGGCCAGTATGAGCGCTGAAATCGAATATATTGAAATCATCTCACTACAATAATACTAATTGCCGTTGTACTATCCATATTATTTTATGCATTAACAGCTTTCAGACTCAAATCAAGGCTTTTAACCGAGTGGGTTAAGGCCCCTATTGAAATATAATCAACCCCGCATTCGGCATAAGCGCGTACGTTTTCAATGGTTATTCCGCCCGATGCTTCTGTAGTGTATTGGCCGTCAATAATTTCAACAGCTGTTTTGAGATCGGGTATGGTAAAATTATCCAGCATAATACGCTGTATTCCACCGGCTTTAATAGCCTCATGCAGTTCAGTAAAGTTTCTCACCTCTATTTCAATATCAAGTTGTTTATGGTGAGTTAACAAATATTGGCGGGCATTGTTGATGGCATTAGCAATTCCGCCCGAATAATCAACATGATTATCTTTAATCAGTATCATATCGTACAAACCAAAACGATGGTTAACACCGCCTCCAATTTGCACCGCCCACTTTTCAAAAAGCCTAAAGCCGGGTGTTGTTTTGCGGGTATCCAGTACTTTGGTGCCGGTACCTTGCAACAAAGCTACAATTTGATGGGTTTGCGTTGCAATGGCCGACATGCGCTGCATACAATTCAATACCAGCCGTTCGGCTTTTAAAATACTGTGTACACTGCCTTGTACATTAAAGGCTATATCGCCCGTTTTAACCGGGTCGCCGTCTTTTAAAAACAGTTCAACGCTCAGGGCGGGGTCAATCACGTTAAAAGCTTCAACCGCCAGGCTCACGCCAGCCAAAATACCGTTTTCTTTAACCAGTAACTTGGCTTTGCCCTGGGTACCCGCAGCTATGGTAGCTAACGAGGTATGATCGCCGTCTCCTACGTCTTCCGCGAGGTAGGATGCAATAAGTTTGCGAATTGCAGGTATGTCCAATTTATATTTTCTTAAAGCATCAAAAGTAAAAAAATACTTTCAACTACTTTATCTTTTCCATTTCAATATGTAACTCATTGATTTGCAACAAACCATTATTATTACGCACCGAGCACGACGTTCGGTAGCTGCCCGTTTTGCCCGTTAAAACAAACACGGCAAACTTATAATCGGGGTTTGAGTCTACCCGGTGGATCAATTTAACCGTAAAAGGCTCATTTTTTGCAAAAAAAGCATTTGTTTTTGCCGTAGCCTGTTCTTTGGTATAGGTGTTACCATCTTCCATAATAGCCAGGTCAATATTAGGCGCAAAGGCCTTGCAAAGCTCGGCCCAACTGCTTTGCTTCAGTAAAATTAAAGTTTTTTCAACCGGATCCGCCGGTTTGGGCTGGGCAGCCAGCAACGAAAAAACAAACAAAAAACAGAGCAATTTCATAACATAAATTGGCTTAAAAAATGATCATCATCAGTTACTAACTAATTGATAAATTTAATGTTGTTACACTATTTAAATATACAAAAATTAATAGTATCGGCTATATTTGCTGCGTGGAAAATACAAATAAAAAAGTTGCCTTAATTATCCTGGATGGATGGGGTTATGGCCGTAACGATAAATCAAACGCTATTTTAGCTGCAAACACGCCTTATTTTGACTCTTTGCTTCAGCAATATCCGCATTCAAAATTGCAAGCTTCGGGTACGTCGGTTGGTTTACCGGCGGGCCAGATGGGCAATTCGGAAGTTGGACACATGAACCTGGGCGCAGGCAGGGTAGTTTACCAGGAACTGGGCCGCATCCATAAAGCGGTTGAAGAGCAGGAGTTTGACGAGAACCCTGTGGTTAAACAAGCCTTTAACTATGCTAAAGAAAACAATAAGGATGTACACTTTATAGGTTTACTATCCGATGGTGGCGTACACTCGCATATTAAACATTTAAAGGGCCTGTGCGATGTTGCCGGGCGTTACCAATTGCCACACGTTTATATACACGCCTTTTTAGACGGACGCGATACCGACCCTAACGGCGGTGTTAAATACATCACCGACCTGGAAAACCACATCAGCAATACCAACGTGCAACTGGCATCGGCTATTGGCCGATATTATGCTATGGACCGCGATAACCGCTGGGAACGTGTTAGAAAAGCTTACGACCTGATGGTGAACGGCGAAGGCACTAAAACACATAACATTTTAAAATCAGTTTCAGACTCGTACGCCGAAGGTGTTACCGACGAATTTATATTGCCGATAGTAAAAACAAACGACCAGGACGAGCCTATCGCTGTAATTAAGGATGGCGATGTAGTGATCTGCTTTAATTTCCGTACCGACCGCGGCCGCGAAATTACCCAGGCCCTAACTCAGAAGCCCTTCCCGGAGCAGGGTATGCACCCACTGGACCTGCATTATATTACCATGACCACCTACGACGAAACTTTTAAAAACGTACAGGTGATTTTTACTAAAGACGACCTGACACAAACGCTGGGCGAAACTTTGCAGAATGCCGGTAAAACTCAGATCAGGATTGCCGAAACTGAAAAATATCCGCACGTTACCTTCTTTTTCTCGGGCGGCCGCGAAAAGGAGTTTGACAACGAAAAGCGCTTGCTTATCCCTTCGCCTAAAGTAGCTACCTATGATCTGCAGCCCGAAATGAGCGCCGAAGGTATCCGCGATGCCATCATCCCTGAGTTAAAAAGCAGGTGGGCCGATTTTATTTGCCTTAACTTTGCCAATACCGATATGGTTGGCCACACCGGCGTTTTTGAAGCCGTAGTTAAGGCCGCCGAAACGGTTGATAGCTGTACCAAAGAGGTGGTTGAAACTGGCATAGCCAACGGCTACTCTTTTATTATTATTGCCGACCACGGTAATGCCGAATTTATGATTAATGATGACGGTACCCCAAACACGGCGCATACCACCAACCTGGTGCCTTGTATATTAATTGATAAGGATTACAAGGAAATTAAAGATGGTAAATTAGGCGATATTGCCCCTACTATTTTAAAAATATTAGGTGTGCCCATCCCCGAACAAATGAGCGAGAATGTATTGGTATAAAATACCTGCACGTAATTTAACTTTAATGGTTTGCAGTTGTTTACTTTTTAGCAACTGCAAACCTGTTGTAAGCCATGATGGCAGGCCTCCGTATTTTGATCTGAAGGCTTATTTTACCGCCGAGGCGCAAAGGCTGGGCAAACAACAGCGCCTGATTTTAAAAACGGTTAATTATAACAACCAGCCCGAAGAAAAAGATGTAGCCATTAAAAACTGGCAACGCGAACTGGCCCTGTTTACAGAATCGGATATCAACAAACCATCCTGGCGGGACAGTTACAAAAAAACGGCTAATAACGATTCCATTGTTTATAGGGCTGTGGATACTAACCTGAATACCCGTTACATCTCAATCCACTTAAAGGCTAAGCAGGTGAGCGGCATCCGCATAGTTAACTTCACCAAAAACCTGCTTTACCAAACCAAAGAAAATTTAAGCTATTATCCTGATTCGCTTTATAAAATAGAAAAACACCAATCGGTTAAGATATTGGGTGCAAATAATTACGAAATAACAGGTAAGTTTAAATAAAATCCTTTAGCAGGTTTATCGGGCCGCTATGGCCAACTGTTGTTTTGACAGATCGAGCTGTGTGCTGATATCCTTACGGTCGGGATTATCGCCCAATACTTTTTCCAGATCGGCTACGGAAGCTTTGAGCGAGTTAACGCCACGGTTTTTATCGTAAAACTTACTGGTTTTCTGTAGTTTAAAAATCCCGTATTCCCGGTAAAATATTCCACGGTTCTGGTAAAATTTAATATCCTGGGGGTTAATGGTAATGGCCTTGGTTAAATCAACAATAGCCCCTAATAAAAATTTCTCTTTATCGGCCGGCGTGGCCTGCACATCCCTTGCCGAATAGCTTTTTGCCATGGCCCTGTAGTAATAAGCAGAGCAATCGGTAGGTTTTATTTCTACCACCTTGCAATACGTTGATATGGCTTTTTTGTAATTCTCGCTGTGATAGTATGAGTATCCCAACATCCACAAAGCGTTTGCATTTGTTGAATCTACCACGCAGGCTTTTTCCAGGTGACGCACAGCTTGCTTAAAATCGCCGTCCATTAAAGCCTGTTGACCTAATTTTACATATGCGTTTTGAGCTTGCGCGACATCAAGTGAAGAAACAATTAACAAAGACAGAATGACTGATAATCTCATCAGGGGTAAAACTATATTAGGCGTTCAATATAGTAGTAAACTCTTTTCGTACCAAATTATTATGAATAGTACTAAATAAAATAATTAACATTTATTGCCGATGGATAAAAGCTTGGCACAGCTCTTGAAACATTAGCACATTAACCGTAAGTTAGTCAAAAACTACAAATAATTGCCTGATTTTATAAAACAGGCTGACAACTTGACGTTATTTACTAAATATAACAGGATACTCCATGAGTTTTGATCCATTTGATTTTAAGAACGCTTTACCGATAATAAACGAAGATTCCGAGTTTTTCCCACTGATGTCGTCAGAAGATGAAGAGGAAATTTTAACTCGGCAGGCTCTTCAGCTTGTTTGTTCAGCATCTGGTTAATCACCGGCTGATAAACTACCAGACTTTCAGCGGGTACTGCCTTCCCGTTTACCTGCATACTTATCAACGTCTTCCCTTTTAAGTTAAGCTGATACAATATGCCCCGCTCCTTGAGCAGATAAGTAGTATACTGATGATTAGGCAATTGCAGTGAAGTATGATCGCCAAACTCGTTGGGCTGATAAATCCTCAAATTCCCCGCGTTAATACTCCCCTGCTTTGCATCCGTCTTCATGGTATCAGTTGTAGTGGTAGTAGTTATTGTTGTAACAGCCGTGCTCCGCACCTTTTTACTCTGCTTACCACCACTGCCTACCACAGCCGAAGTGGTTGCCGTTACCAATTTGCTGATCTGCCCGGCGTTTGAAAAAGCGGCCATCAATAAACCAGCGGCTACCAAACCAAAAGCCAGCAACGATTTTTCGGCAAGATTTAATGATTGGTTGCTGTTAGACAGCAGCCGCGTTGCCCTGTTTAACAGATGATTGGGCTTGCGGGCAAAGGCCATGGCGTAGGCCGGTGCCGATAACTGGTACTCCTGGCACGATACCAGCGCCCTGATGTAGTTTACCTTGCTACTGGTTTGGGCTATCGCGATATCATCGCAGCAGTTTTCGCGCTCGGCCCTGATCAAGGAGGTGATCCACCACACCGCCGGATTAAAAAAGAACAGGATTTCCATCAGGCTGATCAGCAGGTTGGCCAGGTAATCCTTCCGGAGGATATGTGCCAGCTCGTGGATCAGGATGGCTTCTACCTCTGCAGGTGGCAGCGCAGTTATCATCCCCGCAGGGATCAATATCAGGGGTTTTAAATGCCCTATTACCATCGGCACCCGGGCCAGGCCCGATTGCGCTATGCCCACCACCTGCCTTATGCCCAACTGCAAAGCCAGCTGTTGCACCCGGCTTTGCCATACCCCATCAACCGGGGCAATGGCTTTGCGCCTTAAATAATACAGACTGTGCAGCCCGGTAACCAGTTGCAGGCTGCGCACGCAAACAATAATAAGCCAAATAAGCACCACCGCTTGCGTATTGCGGTTAAAATAAGCCGTTAAATAATCTGTAAAAGTAAGCGGAGCCAACACCGGGTTGGTAATCGGCTGCGCCGGATGATTGTTAGCCGCAATTGCTGTTTGATCAATACCCGGCGTATTAAGGCCAGCAGAAGCGCCCTTTAGCTCAATGGCAAAAGTAAGGCCTATACCCAAAGCAAACAAGCCCAATGTAACTAACAACAGGTTGTACCGCTTTGCCGCAGTTTGTTTACGGGTACAAACTATAATTAGCGCGGCTATGGCAGCAAGCAACAAGCCCTGCCATAACGAATGCAACAAAGTATTGCAAAGCGCTTTCATCACATCATCCGGTAGTACTTTTACAGTTGAAAAATTCATGGCAGTTTTTTTTTGAGTGGGTTAATCAATTATTCTTCCAGCTTGTTTAACAGATCCTTAATTTCCTGGAGCTCCTGCGGGGATGTTTTTTTGTTGCCCAGCAGTTGCATCACCAGTTTACTTGCCGAGCCTTTATACATCGAGTTAACAAATTTATCCAGCAAATGCGCCTTTGTTTTTTGTTCTTCTTCGGCAACGCTGTAAATGTGTTTCATCTGGCTCTCGTCGCGCTTAACAATCCCCTTGTCGGCCATAATCTGCATCAGTTTAAGCGTGGTGGTATAGTTCACTTCTTTTTGCTTCAGCAACTCATCATTAACGGCGCGTACAGTTGAGGGGCCCTTCTCCCATAAAACCTGCAATATCTCCAGCTCCGACCGGGTAGGTTCAATCTGTTTATTTTGATCTTCTTTATTCATCACAATTCAAAGGTAGAAAACTTTTCGTACGAAACAAATATTATGAGTATTTTTTTTGAATGATGATCAAAATTACTTTGAATTGAGGGGTTACCAAACTCCACTTCCTGTTAGTGGAACATTAACATCCAGCATTGTTGAATTTTAATTTTTGTTTTTCCTGATCAATTCCGCCGGAATAGTTATTTTTAGCCATGCACATCATCCATGAACTATTAATTTTCTAACCCACATGGAACAAAAAATTGGCCGCTTTATTGATCCTTTGAGTGATTTTGGTTTTAAGCGATTGTTTGGAAGCGAGCCCCATAAGGATATATTGATCGATTTTTTAAATCAACTGTTCGTGGGCCAAAAGGAAATTGCCGACTTAACTTACAGCCCCACCGAATACGCTGGCGATACCGATAAAATCAAGAAAGTATTTTTCGACCTGCATTGCACGGGCAAAAACGGCGAGAAATTCATCATCGAGATGCAAAAAGCCGAGCAGCGCAACTTTAAGGACAGGGCTGTGTTTTATACCTCGCGCCTCATCAATGAGCAACTGCCCAAAGGCGAGAGCCACTGGAATATCCAACTGGACGAGCTATACCTGATAGCCATACTGGAGTTCAAATTTAAAAACGGCAACCCAGATCGTTATCTACATAACGTAGCCCTCACCAATACCGATACGCACGAAATATTTTACAATAAATTGGGTTATAAGTTTTTAGAATTGCCTAATTTTGTTAAAACAGAAGAAGAGTTAGAAACCGACCTTGACCGTTGGTTCTATTTACTGAAAAATATGAGCCACCTGGAAAAAATTCCCGCTGTATTAAACAAACGGATTTTTCAGCAGGTATTCAAAATAGCCGAATTAAGTAATCTGACGAAGGAGGAGAAAGCAATGTACGATTCAAGTTTAAAAGCCAAATGGGATTATGAAAACTCGATAGCTTTTGCAGAAGAGAGAGGTATAGAAAAAGGCCGTGAAGAAGGGATTGAAATAGGTATTGAAAAAGGTATTGAGAAAGGTATTGAGAAAGGTGAATATAAAAGATCTGTAGAGGTTGCCATTGAAATGAAAAAAGAAGGCATCCCAAATGAACAAATAGCCAAATTCACCAAGCTCCCTATCTCAGTAGTAGAAAAGCTTTAGTAATTTGACGCCCCGCGTGCTTATTTGTTTTGATTTCTGAAGTTAAATTCCCGCTGTATTAAACAAACGGATTTTTCAGCAGGTATTCAAAATAACCGAATTAAGTAATCTGACGAAGGAGGAGAAAGCAATGTACGATTCAAGTTTAAAAGCCAAATGGGATTATGAAAACTCGATAGCTTTTGCAGAAGAGAGAGGTATAGAAAAAGGCCGTGAAGAAGGGATTGAAATAGGTATTGAGAAAGGTATTGAGAAAGGTGAATATAAAAGATCTGTAGAGGTTGCCATTGAAATGAAAAAAGAAGGCATCCCAAATGA
Proteins encoded in this window:
- a CDS encoding M48 family metallopeptidase translates to MNFKPLLIGVVASTLFAACTTVPLTGRKQFNAVSDSEVNQSAAQSYSQLLSDPKTTVIRGTSDAQRIKNIGIRLSTAIEKYLKDNGYGDQYNFKWEFNLIQSKEVNAWCMPGGKVAVYSGILPVTQTDAGLATVLAHEIGHAIAHHSAERISQQMVAQGVGGILGSASSTSNNSTVSVINQLYGVGGPLVLLSYSRNQESEADRLGLTFMAMAGYDPHEALNFWQRMASRSQGSSTPEFLSDHPSDARRVADIESRIPEAMKYYHR
- the plsY gene encoding glycerol-3-phosphate 1-O-acyltransferase PlsY — encoded protein: MISIYSISALILAYLFGSIPTAVWIGQAFYNVDVREYGSGNAGATNTFRVLGKKAGIPVMLIDILKGWTATNLAYFIGISTTGAFHSTAFVNFQLALGITAVMGHLFPIFAGFRGGKGVATLFGMVLAVHLQASLLCVTVFIVVLLITRYVSLSSILASFTYLIGVTFIFPLYIKSVVIYGMCICVLILVTHQKNIERLLKGKESKVNLFKRKTT
- the nadC gene encoding carboxylating nicotinate-nucleotide diphosphorylase gives rise to the protein MDIPAIRKLIASYLAEDVGDGDHTSLATIAAGTQGKAKLLVKENGILAGVSLAVEAFNVIDPALSVELFLKDGDPVKTGDIAFNVQGSVHSILKAERLVLNCMQRMSAIATQTHQIVALLQGTGTKVLDTRKTTPGFRLFEKWAVQIGGGVNHRFGLYDMILIKDNHVDYSGGIANAINNARQYLLTHHKQLDIEIEVRNFTELHEAIKAGGIQRIMLDNFTIPDLKTAVEIIDGQYTTEASGGITIENVRAYAECGVDYISIGALTHSVKSLDLSLKAVNA
- a CDS encoding DUF4783 domain-containing protein translates to MKLLCFLFVFSLLAAQPKPADPVEKTLILLKQSSWAELCKAFAPNIDLAIMEDGNTYTKEQATAKTNAFFAKNEPFTVKLIHRVDSNPDYKFAVFVLTGKTGSYRTSCSVRNNNGLLQINELHIEMEKIK
- the gpmI gene encoding 2,3-bisphosphoglycerate-independent phosphoglycerate mutase; the encoded protein is MENTNKKVALIILDGWGYGRNDKSNAILAANTPYFDSLLQQYPHSKLQASGTSVGLPAGQMGNSEVGHMNLGAGRVVYQELGRIHKAVEEQEFDENPVVKQAFNYAKENNKDVHFIGLLSDGGVHSHIKHLKGLCDVAGRYQLPHVYIHAFLDGRDTDPNGGVKYITDLENHISNTNVQLASAIGRYYAMDRDNRWERVRKAYDLMVNGEGTKTHNILKSVSDSYAEGVTDEFILPIVKTNDQDEPIAVIKDGDVVICFNFRTDRGREITQALTQKPFPEQGMHPLDLHYITMTTYDETFKNVQVIFTKDDLTQTLGETLQNAGKTQIRIAETEKYPHVTFFFSGGREKEFDNEKRLLIPSPKVATYDLQPEMSAEGIRDAIIPELKSRWADFICLNFANTDMVGHTGVFEAVVKAAETVDSCTKEVVETGIANGYSFIIIADHGNAEFMINDDGTPNTAHTTNLVPCILIDKDYKEIKDGKLGDIAPTILKILGVPIPEQMSENVLV
- a CDS encoding tetratricopeptide repeat protein codes for the protein MRLSVILSLLIVSSLDVAQAQNAYVKLGQQALMDGDFKQAVRHLEKACVVDSTNANALWMLGYSYYHSENYKKAISTYCKVVEIKPTDCSAYYYRAMAKSYSARDVQATPADKEKFLLGAIVDLTKAITINPQDIKFYQNRGIFYREYGIFKLQKTSKFYDKNRGVNSLKASVADLEKVLGDNPDRKDISTQLDLSKQQLAIAAR
- a CDS encoding M56 family metallopeptidase, coding for MNFSTVKVLPDDVMKALCNTLLHSLWQGLLLAAIAALIIVCTRKQTAAKRYNLLLVTLGLFALGIGLTFAIELKGASAGLNTPGIDQTAIAANNHPAQPITNPVLAPLTFTDYLTAYFNRNTQAVVLIWLIIVCVRSLQLVTGLHSLYYLRRKAIAPVDGVWQSRVQQLALQLGIRQVVGIAQSGLARVPMVIGHLKPLILIPAGMITALPPAEVEAILIHELAHILRKDYLANLLISLMEILFFFNPAVWWITSLIRAERENCCDDIAIAQTSSKVNYIRALVSCQEYQLSAPAYAMAFARKPNHLLNRATRLLSNSNQSLNLAEKSLLAFGLVAAGLLMAAFSNAGQISKLVTATTSAVVGSGGKQSKKVRSTAVTTITTTTTTDTMKTDAKQGSINAGNLRIYQPNEFGDHTSLQLPNHQYTTYLLKERGILYQLNLKGKTLISMQVNGKAVPAESLVVYQPVINQMLNKQAEEPAELKFPLHLLTTSVGKTRNLRLLSVKRS
- a CDS encoding BlaI/MecI/CopY family transcriptional regulator produces the protein MNKEDQNKQIEPTRSELEILQVLWEKGPSTVRAVNDELLKQKEVNYTTTLKLMQIMADKGIVKRDESQMKHIYSVAEEEQKTKAHLLDKFVNSMYKGSASKLVMQLLGNKKTSPQELQEIKDLLNKLEE
- a CDS encoding Rpn family recombination-promoting nuclease/putative transposase, translating into MEQKIGRFIDPLSDFGFKRLFGSEPHKDILIDFLNQLFVGQKEIADLTYSPTEYAGDTDKIKKVFFDLHCTGKNGEKFIIEMQKAEQRNFKDRAVFYTSRLINEQLPKGESHWNIQLDELYLIAILEFKFKNGNPDRYLHNVALTNTDTHEIFYNKLGYKFLELPNFVKTEEELETDLDRWFYLLKNMSHLEKIPAVLNKRIFQQVFKIAELSNLTKEEKAMYDSSLKAKWDYENSIAFAEERGIEKGREEGIEIGIEKGIEKGIEKGEYKRSVEVAIEMKKEGIPNEQIAKFTKLPISVVEKL